The following proteins are co-located in the Thermus thermophilus HB8 genome:
- the uvrA gene encoding excinuclease ABC subunit UvrA, whose product MDRIVIRGAREHNLKNISLELPRGKFIVITGVSGSGKSTLAFDTIYAEGQRRYVESLSSYARQFLGVMDKPEVESIEGLSPAISIDQKTTSHNPRSTVGTVTEIHDYLRLLFARVGQAFCPECGRPIEKQSASEITDRLLKRPPGTRAILMAPLVRGRKGEYRKLFQQLLKEGYARVRVDGVIYLLEEAQGLSLEKYEKHDIDLVIDRVVLKEEERPRIAEAVELALLRGEGLLRVLYPDTGEEELFSEKFACPEHGSVLEELEPRIFSFNSPYGACPACSGLGYRQEFDPELVVNPELSLAEGAILPWSRGRDTGRSYLWDRLRALAEHLGFDLKTPFKDLPEEAKRAVLYGLPEPFEVVFRRGGKETFRVEVRYEGVIPWLEKRYQESDSEGVREALEGFMSLRPCPACGGTRYKREVLSVKVAGRNIAEVSALPVREALAFFQGLEKTLPPFQAQIARPILREIVERLGFLVDVGLDYLTLDRAANTLSGGEAQRIRLATQVGSGLTGVLYVLDEPSIGLHPRDNQRLIRTLKRLRDLGNTLIVVEHDEETMRAADWIVDMGPGAGIHGGEVVAQGTLEDILKSPQSLTGAYLRGEKRIPVPKERRKGNGKWLVLKGARAHNLKNVTLRIPLGRFVAITGPSGSGKSTLVHDVLYAALAQRLMRAKTTPGPYEALEGVEHLDKVIEIDQSPIGRTPRSNPATYTGVFDEIRDLFAKTPEARKRGYGPGRFSFNVKGGRCEACGGDGTVKIEMLFLPDLYVPCEVCKGKRYNKETLEVKLRGKSIADVLDMTVEEALDFFQNVPSIARKLQLMVDVGLGYMKLGQPSPTLSGGEAQRIKLATELGRKATGRTLYILDEPTTGLHFDDVAKLLSVLHRLVDAGNTVVVIEHNLDVVKTADWVIDLGPEGGDRGGEIVAEGTPEEVALTGSPTGAFLARIPEIAARIGVAAD is encoded by the coding sequence ATGGACCGCATCGTCATCCGGGGCGCTCGGGAGCACAACCTGAAGAACATCAGCCTGGAGCTTCCCCGGGGCAAGTTCATCGTCATCACCGGGGTTTCCGGCTCGGGGAAAAGCACCTTGGCCTTTGACACCATCTACGCCGAGGGGCAGAGGCGCTACGTGGAAAGCCTCTCCAGCTACGCCCGGCAGTTTCTGGGCGTGATGGACAAGCCCGAGGTGGAGAGCATTGAGGGGCTTTCCCCGGCCATCTCCATTGACCAGAAGACCACGAGCCACAACCCCCGCTCCACCGTGGGCACCGTCACGGAGATCCACGACTACCTCCGCCTCCTCTTCGCCCGCGTGGGGCAGGCCTTCTGCCCCGAGTGCGGCCGTCCCATTGAGAAGCAGTCGGCGAGCGAGATCACCGACCGCCTCCTCAAGCGCCCCCCCGGCACCCGGGCCATCCTCATGGCCCCCCTGGTGCGGGGAAGGAAGGGGGAGTACAGGAAGCTCTTCCAGCAGCTCCTGAAGGAAGGCTACGCCCGGGTGCGGGTGGACGGGGTCATCTACCTCCTGGAGGAGGCCCAAGGCCTCAGCCTGGAGAAGTACGAGAAGCACGACATTGACCTGGTGATTGACCGGGTGGTCCTGAAGGAGGAGGAGCGCCCCCGCATCGCCGAGGCGGTGGAGCTCGCCCTGCTTCGGGGGGAAGGCCTTCTTCGGGTCCTCTACCCGGACACCGGGGAAGAGGAGCTCTTCTCGGAGAAGTTCGCCTGCCCCGAGCACGGCTCGGTCCTGGAGGAGCTGGAGCCCCGCATCTTCTCCTTCAACAGCCCCTACGGGGCCTGCCCCGCCTGCTCCGGCCTCGGCTACCGCCAGGAGTTTGACCCCGAGCTCGTGGTGAACCCCGAGCTCTCCCTGGCCGAGGGGGCCATCCTCCCCTGGTCCCGGGGGCGGGACACGGGGAGGAGCTACCTCTGGGACCGCCTTAGGGCCTTGGCCGAGCACCTGGGCTTTGACCTCAAGACCCCCTTCAAGGACCTGCCGGAGGAGGCGAAGCGCGCCGTCCTCTACGGCCTTCCCGAGCCCTTTGAGGTGGTCTTCCGCCGGGGCGGCAAGGAAACCTTCCGGGTGGAGGTGCGGTACGAGGGGGTGATCCCCTGGCTGGAGAAGCGCTACCAGGAGTCCGACTCCGAGGGGGTGCGGGAGGCCCTGGAGGGCTTCATGTCCTTAAGGCCCTGCCCCGCCTGCGGGGGCACCCGGTACAAGCGGGAGGTCCTCTCGGTGAAGGTGGCGGGGAGGAACATCGCCGAGGTCTCCGCCCTCCCCGTGCGGGAGGCCCTGGCGTTCTTCCAGGGCCTGGAGAAGACCCTTCCCCCCTTCCAGGCCCAGATCGCCCGGCCCATCCTCAGGGAGATCGTGGAGCGGCTCGGCTTCCTGGTGGACGTGGGCCTGGACTACCTCACCCTGGACCGGGCGGCCAACACCCTCTCCGGAGGCGAGGCCCAGAGGATCCGGCTCGCGACCCAGGTGGGCTCGGGCCTCACCGGGGTCCTCTACGTGCTGGACGAGCCCAGCATCGGCCTCCACCCCCGGGACAACCAGCGCCTCATCCGCACCCTCAAAAGGCTCCGCGACCTGGGCAACACCCTCATCGTGGTGGAACACGACGAGGAGACCATGCGGGCCGCCGACTGGATCGTGGACATGGGTCCGGGGGCGGGGATCCACGGGGGGGAGGTGGTGGCCCAGGGCACCCTGGAGGACATCCTCAAAAGCCCGCAAAGCCTCACCGGGGCCTACCTCAGGGGGGAAAAGAGGATCCCCGTGCCCAAGGAGCGCCGCAAGGGGAACGGCAAGTGGCTCGTCCTCAAGGGGGCGCGGGCGCACAACCTGAAGAACGTCACCTTGAGGATCCCCCTGGGCCGCTTCGTGGCCATCACCGGCCCCTCGGGCTCGGGGAAGAGCACCCTGGTCCACGACGTCCTCTACGCCGCCCTGGCCCAAAGGCTCATGCGGGCCAAGACGACCCCCGGGCCCTACGAGGCCCTGGAGGGGGTGGAGCACCTGGACAAGGTCATTGAGATTGACCAGTCCCCCATCGGCCGCACCCCCCGGTCCAACCCCGCCACCTACACCGGGGTCTTTGACGAGATCCGCGACCTCTTCGCCAAGACCCCGGAGGCCAGGAAGCGGGGGTACGGCCCAGGCCGCTTCTCCTTCAACGTCAAGGGCGGGCGGTGCGAGGCCTGCGGCGGGGACGGGACGGTGAAGATTGAGATGCTCTTCCTCCCCGACCTCTACGTCCCCTGCGAGGTCTGCAAGGGCAAGCGCTACAACAAGGAGACCCTGGAGGTCAAGCTCAGGGGGAAGAGCATCGCCGACGTTCTGGACATGACGGTGGAGGAGGCCCTGGACTTCTTCCAGAACGTCCCCTCCATCGCCCGGAAGCTCCAGCTCATGGTGGACGTGGGCCTGGGGTACATGAAGCTGGGCCAGCCCTCCCCCACCCTCTCCGGGGGGGAGGCCCAGAGGATCAAGCTCGCCACGGAGCTCGGCCGCAAGGCCACGGGCCGCACCCTCTACATCCTGGACGAGCCCACCACGGGCCTGCACTTTGACGACGTGGCGAAGCTCCTCTCGGTCCTCCACCGGTTGGTGGACGCGGGCAACACCGTGGTGGTCATTGAGCACAACCTGGACGTGGTGAAGACCGCGGACTGGGTGATTGACCTGGGCCCCGAGGGCGGGGACCGGGGCGGGGAGATCGTGGCCGAGGGCACCCCCGAGGAGGTGGCCCTCACGGGGAGCCCCACGGGGGCCTTCCTCGCCCGGATCCCCGAGATCGCCGCCCGGATCGGGGTGGCGGCGGACTAA
- a CDS encoding TIGR00341 family protein, whose amino-acid sequence MPLRVLLFAVPEKDEEAVAALLAEAGPWAAWRSREGGEVLYHVFLEAGQVEPVSDALQNRFGKALRLAVLPVEAVVPPPEEAKPPEEKPSPERVGREELYQELSEASEAGGVYLALVALATLVAAVGLVKGSAALVIGAMVIAPLLGPAMALALGSALGDLDLFRKAFRTLLLGVALASGLSLALGFFLPVDPSAPELAPRTRPGLEDVAVALAAGVAGALGFTTGAPAALVGVMVAVALLPPLTAAGLLSGAGYPEKAFGAVLLFAVNVASVNLAGVATFLLQRVRPRTFWEAERAARASRTALLLWGLSLALLAGLLYLAQRVLPGF is encoded by the coding sequence ATGCCCCTCCGCGTCCTCCTCTTCGCCGTGCCCGAGAAGGACGAGGAGGCGGTGGCCGCCCTCCTGGCGGAGGCGGGGCCCTGGGCCGCCTGGAGGAGCCGGGAGGGGGGCGAGGTCCTCTACCACGTCTTCTTGGAGGCGGGCCAGGTGGAGCCCGTGAGCGACGCCTTACAGAACCGCTTTGGGAAGGCGCTGCGCCTGGCCGTCCTCCCCGTGGAGGCGGTGGTGCCTCCCCCGGAGGAGGCCAAGCCCCCCGAGGAGAAGCCCTCGCCTGAGCGCGTGGGCCGGGAGGAGCTTTACCAGGAGCTTTCCGAGGCCAGCGAGGCGGGCGGCGTCTACCTCGCCCTGGTGGCCCTGGCCACCCTGGTGGCGGCCGTGGGCCTGGTGAAGGGGAGCGCCGCCTTGGTCATCGGGGCCATGGTGATCGCTCCCCTGCTCGGGCCCGCCATGGCCTTGGCCCTGGGCTCCGCCCTAGGGGATCTGGACCTCTTCCGCAAGGCCTTTAGGACCTTGCTTTTGGGCGTGGCCCTGGCGAGCGGGCTCTCCCTGGCCTTGGGGTTTTTCCTCCCCGTGGACCCCTCTGCTCCTGAGCTTGCCCCGAGGACGAGGCCGGGCCTCGAGGACGTGGCGGTGGCCCTGGCCGCCGGGGTGGCGGGGGCCTTGGGGTTCACCACCGGGGCCCCGGCCGCGTTGGTGGGGGTGATGGTGGCCGTGGCCCTCCTCCCCCCCTTGACCGCCGCCGGGCTTCTTTCGGGGGCAGGCTACCCGGAAAAGGCCTTTGGGGCCGTACTCCTCTTCGCGGTGAACGTGGCCAGCGTGAACCTGGCGGGGGTGGCCACCTTCCTCCTGCAACGGGTCCGCCCCCGCACCTTTTGGGAGGCGGAGCGGGCGGCCCGGGCCTCGAGGACGGCCCTCCTCCTCTGGGGCCTGAGCCTCGCCCTCTTGGCGGGGCTCCTTTACCTCGCCCAGAGGGTCCTTCCCGGGTTCTGA